CGACGGCGCCGGCGATCCGCGTCGCCTTGAGCACGCCGCCGGTGTTGAGGTCGAGCACGAACCCGCCCTGCGCGCACACCAGGTACCGGGAGACGTCGACGGCCGCCGCCGACAGGGTGCGGAGCCGGGGTCCACGTCCGGTCACGCCCACGACCTCGACACCGGCGTCCCGCACCCGACGCAGCACGTCGTGGGTGTAGGCCGAGACAGTCCCGTCGGAGCGGATGAGCGTGCCGTCCAGGTCAGTCGCCACCAGCGCGGGCAAAACGGGCACCTTGCTCCCATCGACCGCTTCGACGTCGGCGCTTAGGGAAACCACCGGCTGAGAGCGGTGGCGCAGCCGTCCATCTCCACCGGGTCGGTGACCTCGTCCGCGGCCTCCTGGACGATCTCCAGCGCCTGCCCCATCGCGATCGCCCAGCCGGCCCACTTGAACAGCTCGATGTCGTTCGTGCCGTCCCCGATCGCCAGCACGTCGGCCGGATCGACGCCGAGGTCGTCGCAGACCATGGCGGTGCCGGTTGCCTTCGAGACACCCGGCGCCTGGACGTCGAGCCAGGCGCTGTAACCCAGGTCCCAGCTGTACTGCTCCGGGTCGAGCACCTCGGCGGCCGCCGCACCCATCCGCGTCGTGTCCCACCCGGGTGCGACGCACACCATCCGGACGACCGGCTCGGAGACCAGCGTCGCCAGATCGACGACCTCTTCGCGACCGACCGTGAACTCGCGGTGGAAGCCGTCGGTGGTCACGAAGCCCCACGGATCACGCTCGGCCGCGAACACCGCTTCGGGAATGCGCGCCGCCAGCGCGGTCGCCGCCGCCGTCACGTCGACCGGCACCCGGTGGGTGATCTCGCCCGCTTCCGCGTCGTAGACCACCGCACCGTTCGTGCACACCAGCTCGACGCCGCGGATGCCGAGCGCGACCGCCGTATCGACCGCGTCCGGCACGGCCCGGCCGGTGGCCACGACGACCGGCACACCGGCGTCGATCACCCGGCCGACCGCAGCGGCCACCGCGAGGCTCGGCCGGGTACCGGCCCGCCCGTACGGCACGACGGTGCCGTCCAGGTCGAGCGCGACGAGCTTGGGACGCCAGGCGGGATCGGGTCGTCTCACGAGGCGAGCACGTCCCGGCCTCCGAGAAACGGCCGAAGTGCTTCCGGAACCTTCACCGACCCGTCCGGCTGCTGGTGGTTCTCGAGGATCGCGACGATCCACCGGGTGGTGGCCAGCGTGCCGTTGAGCGTCGCCACCGGCTCGGGCTTCCCGCTGGGGCCCCGGTGCCGGATGTTGAGCCGACGGGCCTGGAAGTCGGTGCAGTTCGACGTCGACGTCAGTTCGAGGTACCGGTTCTGGCTGGGCAGCCAGGCCTCGCAGTCGAACTTGCGGGCGGCCGACGAGCCCAGGTCTCCGGCGGCGACGTCGATGACCCGGTAGGGGACCTCCACCTTGGCCAACATCTCCTCCTCCCACGCGAGCAGGCGCAGGTGTTCCTCGCGCGACTGCTCGAGCGTGGTGTACGAGAACATCTCGACCTTGTCGAACTGGTGGACACGGATGATCCCGCGGGTGTCCTTCCCGTAGGAGCCGGCTTCCCGCCGGTAACACGTCGACCAACCGGCGTACCGCTTCGGACCGTTCGACAGGTCGATGATCTCGTCGGCGTGGTACCCGGCGAGTGCGACCTCGCTGGTACCGACCAGGTAGAGGTCGTCGGCCTCCAGCCGGTAGATCTCGTCGGCGTGCGCGCCGAGGAAGCCGGTGCCGCCCATGATCTCGGGCTTGACCAGCGTCGGCGTGATCATCGGCGTGAAGCCGTACTCGACCGCCTGGGCGATCGCCATGTTGAGCAGAGCGAGTTCCAGCAGCGCGCCGACGCCGGTGAGGAAGAAGAACCGCGATCCGCCGACCTTGCTGCCGCGCTCCATGTCGATCGCGCCGAGCTTCTCGCCGATCGCGAGGTGGTCGAGCGGGTTCTCCAGCCCGGGGATCGTGCCGACCTCGCGCAGCACGACGTAGTCGTCCTCGCCACCGACCGGCACGCCCTCCTCGACGACGTTCGGCACC
Above is a genomic segment from Cryptosporangium minutisporangium containing:
- a CDS encoding HAD-IIB family hydrolase, which gives rise to MRRPDPAWRPKLVALDLDGTVVPYGRAGTRPSLAVAAAVGRVIDAGVPVVVATGRAVPDAVDTAVALGIRGVELVCTNGAVVYDAEAGEITHRVPVDVTAAATALAARIPEAVFAAERDPWGFVTTDGFHREFTVGREEVVDLATLVSEPVVRMVCVAPGWDTTRMGAAAAEVLDPEQYSWDLGYSAWLDVQAPGVSKATGTAMVCDDLGVDPADVLAIGDGTNDIELFKWAGWAIAMGQALEIVQEAADEVTDPVEMDGCATALSRWFP
- the serS gene encoding serine--tRNA ligase, which produces MIDLRLLRDNPDIVRASQRARGESESLVDELLGADERRRAAVAKADALRGEQKAVSNKVKAASKDERPALVAAAKELAATVKAAEADQSAADAALREAHLAVPNVVEEGVPVGGEDDYVVLREVGTIPGLENPLDHLAIGEKLGAIDMERGSKVGGSRFFFLTGVGALLELALLNMAIAQAVEYGFTPMITPTLVKPEIMGGTGFLGAHADEIYRLEADDLYLVGTSEVALAGYHADEIIDLSNGPKRYAGWSTCYRREAGSYGKDTRGIIRVHQFDKVEMFSYTTLEQSREEHLRLLAWEEEMLAKVEVPYRVIDVAAGDLGSSAARKFDCEAWLPSQNRYLELTSTSNCTDFQARRLNIRHRGPSGKPEPVATLNGTLATTRWIVAILENHQQPDGSVKVPEALRPFLGGRDVLAS